One stretch of Streptomyces hygroscopicus DNA includes these proteins:
- a CDS encoding MFS transporter, whose protein sequence is MTQTQDPHLSVGKVAVASVIGTAVEWYDLFVFATASAIAFNKLFFPTFDPLVGTLLAFGTFASAYLARLIGAAVFGHFGDRLGRKSMLLISLSMMGAATFAIGLLPTYGTVGVWAPVLLLTLRVVQGLALGGEWGGAVLMSVEHAPKGKRGFFGSLVQTGVPIGTLLANSAFLLVALLPEKDLLSWGWRIPFLASCLLVLVGLLIRSRTTETPAFQEVKQRDTQVRLPLAEVFRRYWRQVILGGVATMSTGVAFNILVAFGLTYGTDTLGLSRSTMLTVALLSCVAAIGLIPAFGALSDRLGRKPVIIGGIVGEAVVAFPMFWLLDTRQSGLVLLGYLLLMTAFAANYGPIATFLAELFGTKVRYSGLSVSYMLSGLLGSAATPAVTTALLDATGKGSSVAWFMIGSASVSLVCLLLLAETLRSEIHERPEAPVVAPAQGAPTTTS, encoded by the coding sequence ATGACGCAGACCCAAGATCCCCATCTGTCGGTCGGAAAAGTAGCGGTCGCGAGTGTCATCGGGACCGCGGTCGAGTGGTACGACCTGTTCGTCTTCGCCACGGCATCGGCGATCGCCTTCAACAAGCTCTTCTTCCCGACGTTCGACCCTCTCGTCGGAACGCTGCTGGCCTTCGGCACATTCGCCTCCGCCTACCTCGCCCGGCTGATCGGAGCGGCCGTCTTCGGCCACTTCGGAGACCGGCTCGGGCGGAAGTCGATGCTGCTGATCTCGCTCTCGATGATGGGCGCGGCCACCTTCGCCATCGGCCTGCTGCCCACCTACGGAACTGTCGGCGTCTGGGCCCCGGTCCTGCTGCTGACCCTGCGGGTCGTCCAGGGACTCGCCCTGGGCGGCGAGTGGGGCGGAGCCGTGCTGATGAGCGTCGAGCACGCGCCGAAGGGCAAGCGCGGATTCTTCGGTTCCTTGGTGCAGACCGGCGTGCCGATCGGCACGCTGCTGGCCAACTCGGCGTTCCTGCTCGTCGCCCTGCTTCCCGAGAAGGACCTGCTGTCCTGGGGCTGGCGGATTCCCTTCCTGGCCAGCTGTCTGCTCGTCCTGGTCGGGCTGCTCATCCGGTCACGGACCACGGAGACGCCCGCGTTCCAGGAGGTCAAGCAGCGGGATACGCAGGTGCGGCTGCCGCTGGCCGAGGTGTTCCGCAGGTACTGGCGCCAGGTCATCCTCGGCGGAGTCGCCACCATGTCCACGGGCGTGGCGTTCAACATCCTCGTCGCGTTCGGCCTGACCTACGGTACGGACACCCTGGGACTGTCCCGCAGCACGATGCTCACGGTCGCCCTGCTGTCCTGCGTGGCCGCGATCGGGCTCATCCCCGCGTTCGGCGCGCTCTCCGACCGCCTCGGACGCAAGCCGGTGATCATCGGCGGCATCGTCGGCGAAGCGGTGGTCGCCTTCCCGATGTTCTGGCTGCTGGACACCAGGCAGTCCGGCCTGGTGCTGCTGGGCTATCTGCTGCTGATGACGGCGTTCGCCGCCAACTACGGGCCCATCGCCACGTTCCTGGCCGAGCTGTTCGGGACCAAGGTCCGCTATTCGGGTCTGTCGGTGAGTTACATGCTGTCGGGGCTCCTGGGCAGCGCCGCGACTCCCGCCGTCACCACCGCGTTGCTGGACGCGACCGGGAAAGGGTCGTCGGTCGCCTGGTTCATGATCGGCTCCGCGTCGGTGTCGCTGGTCTGCCTGCTGCTGCTCGCCGAGACCCTGCGCAGCGAGATCCACGAGCGGCCCGAAGCCCCCGTGGTCGCACCGGCCCAGGGCGCGCCGACCACCACCAGCTGA
- a CDS encoding dimethylmenaquinone methyltransferase, producing MTTSAHTQTAAPDDPLTRKLQEVGFPTLGHFLEEGFVDPRIHALVPDVKIVGRAVTLRIVPPDATPMAEALDLLRPGDVLVVDTGQNATHAPIGAVTGCAARAAGAAGVVVDGVVTDLRELREMRLPVFARGTSLLTTKRHGRGDGGVGRTVSCGGAVVRPGDLVLADDNGVLVISPRIAADVLARALASDRAEPALLARLRAGESPLTVLSD from the coding sequence ATGACAACGAGCGCGCACACACAGACCGCGGCCCCCGACGACCCCTTGACGCGGAAACTCCAGGAGGTCGGCTTCCCGACCCTCGGCCACTTCCTCGAAGAGGGGTTCGTCGATCCGCGGATCCATGCCCTGGTGCCGGACGTGAAGATCGTCGGCCGGGCGGTGACGTTGAGGATCGTGCCACCGGACGCCACCCCGATGGCCGAGGCACTGGACCTGCTGCGCCCCGGGGACGTGCTGGTGGTCGACACCGGGCAGAACGCCACCCACGCTCCGATCGGCGCCGTCACCGGCTGTGCCGCGCGGGCGGCGGGCGCGGCGGGCGTCGTGGTCGACGGAGTCGTCACCGATCTGCGGGAACTGCGGGAGATGCGGCTGCCGGTGTTCGCCCGGGGCACCAGCCTGCTCACCACCAAGAGGCACGGGCGCGGCGACGGGGGAGTGGGCCGGACCGTGTCCTGCGGCGGCGCCGTCGTCCGCCCCGGTGACCTCGTCCTGGCCGATGACAACGGTGTACTGGTCATCAGCCCGCGGATCGCCGCCGATGTGCTCGCCCGCGCGCTCGCCTCGGACCGTGCGGAGCCCGCCCTGCTCGCTCGGCTGCGGGCGGGTGAATCGCCCCTGACCGTGCTGTCGGACTGA
- a CDS encoding L-PSP family endoribonuclease, with translation MKHIRAAQGGPKPVGPYAQAVVANGLVFTAGQIPAVPGGDMPVDFAGQVRQTFANLATVLAEAGSDLSRVVKVNAYLAEEDRMEEFNEVYREIFGPDHVPARTTVAVGLWGVRLEVDCVAVCPSESPA, from the coding sequence ATGAAGCACATTCGGGCCGCACAGGGCGGGCCCAAGCCGGTGGGCCCCTATGCGCAGGCCGTCGTGGCGAACGGACTGGTCTTCACCGCGGGTCAGATTCCCGCCGTCCCCGGGGGAGACATGCCGGTGGATTTCGCCGGCCAGGTGAGGCAGACGTTCGCCAATCTGGCAACGGTGCTCGCGGAGGCCGGCTCGGATCTGTCCCGGGTGGTGAAGGTCAATGCCTACCTGGCCGAGGAGGACCGCATGGAGGAGTTCAACGAGGTCTACCGCGAGATCTTCGGACCCGATCACGTGCCGGCCCGGACCACCGTCGCCGTAGGACTGTGGGGAGTGCGCCTCGAAGTGGACTGCGTCGCGGTATGTCCCTCGGAATCACCCGCGTAG
- a CDS encoding alcohol dehydrogenase has translation MRDRFAYGLPAGLDPAAAAPSLCAGITVWEPLRSLGAGPGTRVAVAGLGGLGHLAVKIAVALGAETSVISRSADKADDVRRLGAHDLLVSTDPGQMADARDRFDVVIDTVSAPHDLGPYLRLVAMDGTLSHVGQLGPVTVETLDLLIGRKKLSSAGSGGRPATAAMLDFCAEHGVAADIELLPSTQVNEALDRLGRNDVRYRFVLDMSDLD, from the coding sequence GTGCGCGACCGCTTCGCGTACGGGCTTCCGGCAGGACTGGACCCTGCCGCCGCGGCACCGTCGCTCTGCGCCGGAATCACCGTCTGGGAGCCACTGCGCAGTCTCGGCGCGGGGCCGGGAACACGGGTCGCCGTCGCCGGGCTGGGCGGACTGGGCCATCTCGCGGTCAAGATCGCCGTGGCGCTCGGCGCCGAAACCTCGGTGATCAGCCGGTCGGCGGACAAGGCCGACGACGTCCGCCGGCTCGGCGCGCACGATCTCCTCGTCTCCACGGATCCGGGCCAGATGGCCGACGCCCGTGACCGCTTCGACGTCGTCATCGACACCGTCTCCGCCCCGCACGACCTCGGGCCCTACCTGCGCCTGGTCGCGATGGACGGGACACTCAGCCACGTCGGGCAGCTGGGACCCGTCACCGTGGAGACCCTCGACCTGCTCATCGGACGCAAGAAGCTCAGCTCCGCGGGCAGCGGCGGCAGGCCCGCCACGGCCGCCATGCTTGACTTCTGCGCCGAACACGGCGTCGCCGCCGACATCGAACTGCTCCCCTCCACGCAGGTGAACGAAGCCCTGGACCGCCTCGGACGCAACGACGTCCGCTATCGGTTCGTCCTCGACATGAGCGACCTGGACTGA
- a CDS encoding membrane protein has product MTSRKHPPSLRSHRRRPRRITGLLLAALFACGLATPAAEADEKPFGDLPPQEPGVTLRVFDIQSPLSKLCDLKPAQTPNVDKLIPNADWSSTEGFGFTDNFVSQIIGNIDVPTDGTYTFRLISDDGSRLLIGDKKVVDHDGLHGAEPKDGEIALAPGYHALRIDHFDRGGDQQVTLQWKPPGADDFSLVPNSVLSTDADVVRVTAPGRKECEGSYDTPGDGLPLTSVNPGYTLTDLRPEGFEPQVSAMDWLPGGKLAVTTWGGSTKTEGEVYVLDHVTGDTGPEKVTYKKIAGGLKEPMGIKYVDGKLYVSEKHQLTELSDTEGANAPGEIRKVADWPYGGNFHEFAFGLLYEKGNFYLNLSVAINYGGATTDPQPAANRGTTIKVNKKTGKVSYLAGGLRTPNGIGRGPQGDLFVTDNQGGWLPASKLLHVKQDRFFNHYTNPDGPFDDRPVTKPALWLPQNEIANSPSTPMLLKKGPFAGQMLFGDVTYGGIQRADLEKVDGEYQGAVFRHTQGLEVGITRISTGPDGAIYAGGLGADGNWGQEGKLRFGLQKLTPNGKTAFDIKTMRATRDGFELTYTKPLSAETAAKLTNGAYSVEQWRYVPTPAYGGPKVDEEALPVAAARLSDDRRTVRLTIPGLKTDRVVHVRSPRPFASDAGEQLWSTEAWYTLNARPGPEQPITSYDAESARLAGGADIDTEHAGYTGGGFADGFGTPGATATFEVDAPAKGSYDVGLRYANGPHPFTGTKTMGITVNGGQAQQTSLPSTGAWNRWSTKTERLSLRKGRNTIAYTYRPEDTGHVNLDMIEVRRTGSRIDLFSGGSVSTAWQHTDGHGVEWPHSAEDSIEVCCGDIRTKQAFGDFRLHAEFRVPKLPDDVTGQDRGNSGIYLQERYEIQILDSFGVEKLAPDEAASIYNKKAADLNAATPPETWQTYDIVFRAARFDAAGQKTEDARITVVWNGRKVHANVAVDGPTGAGDAESAAAGAIRLQDHGNKVRFRNLWIEPLD; this is encoded by the coding sequence GTGACGTCACGCAAGCACCCCCCGAGCCTCCGTAGCCATCGCCGTAGACCACGAAGAATCACCGGCCTGCTCCTCGCGGCCCTTTTCGCCTGCGGTCTCGCGACACCGGCCGCCGAAGCGGACGAAAAGCCCTTCGGGGACCTGCCGCCCCAGGAACCTGGCGTCACCCTCCGCGTCTTCGATATCCAGTCCCCGCTGAGCAAGCTCTGCGACCTCAAGCCGGCCCAGACCCCCAACGTCGACAAGCTGATCCCCAACGCCGACTGGTCCTCCACCGAGGGCTTCGGTTTCACCGACAACTTCGTGTCGCAGATCATCGGCAACATCGACGTCCCCACTGACGGCACGTACACGTTCCGCCTGATCAGCGACGACGGCTCCCGACTGCTCATCGGCGACAAGAAGGTCGTCGACCACGACGGACTGCACGGTGCCGAGCCCAAGGACGGCGAGATCGCCCTCGCACCCGGCTACCACGCCCTGCGCATCGACCACTTCGACCGCGGCGGCGACCAGCAGGTCACCCTCCAGTGGAAGCCGCCGGGCGCCGACGACTTCTCCCTCGTCCCGAACTCCGTGCTCAGCACCGACGCCGACGTCGTCCGTGTCACCGCCCCCGGCCGCAAGGAGTGCGAGGGCAGCTATGACACCCCCGGCGACGGCCTCCCGTTGACCTCGGTCAACCCCGGCTACACCCTCACCGATCTGCGCCCCGAGGGCTTCGAGCCGCAGGTCTCCGCGATGGACTGGCTGCCGGGCGGCAAGCTCGCCGTGACGACGTGGGGCGGCAGCACCAAGACGGAGGGAGAGGTGTACGTCCTCGACCACGTCACGGGTGACACCGGCCCGGAGAAGGTCACGTACAAGAAGATCGCCGGCGGTCTGAAGGAGCCGATGGGGATCAAGTACGTCGACGGAAAGCTCTATGTCTCGGAGAAGCACCAGCTCACCGAGTTGTCCGATACCGAGGGCGCCAACGCCCCGGGCGAGATCCGCAAGGTCGCCGACTGGCCGTACGGAGGGAACTTCCACGAGTTCGCCTTCGGACTGCTGTACGAGAAAGGGAACTTCTATCTGAACCTCTCCGTGGCCATCAACTACGGCGGTGCGACAACCGATCCGCAGCCCGCCGCGAACCGCGGCACCACCATCAAGGTGAACAAGAAGACCGGAAAGGTGAGTTACCTGGCCGGCGGCCTCCGTACACCGAACGGGATCGGACGGGGCCCGCAGGGCGATCTCTTCGTCACCGACAACCAGGGCGGCTGGCTGCCCGCCTCCAAGCTGCTCCACGTCAAGCAGGACCGCTTCTTCAACCACTACACCAACCCGGACGGGCCGTTCGACGACCGCCCGGTCACCAAGCCCGCGCTCTGGCTGCCGCAGAACGAGATAGCCAACTCGCCCAGCACGCCGATGCTGTTGAAAAAGGGACCCTTCGCCGGGCAAATGCTCTTCGGCGACGTCACCTACGGCGGAATCCAGCGCGCCGACCTGGAGAAGGTGGACGGCGAATACCAGGGCGCGGTGTTCCGGCACACCCAGGGCCTGGAGGTCGGCATCACCCGCATCAGCACCGGACCGGACGGTGCGATCTACGCCGGCGGTCTCGGCGCCGACGGAAACTGGGGCCAGGAAGGCAAACTCCGCTTCGGCCTGCAGAAACTCACACCGAACGGCAAGACCGCCTTCGACATCAAGACCATGCGCGCCACCCGCGACGGCTTCGAACTCACCTATACCAAGCCCCTGTCGGCGGAGACCGCCGCCAAGCTGACGAACGGCGCCTACTCCGTCGAGCAGTGGCGCTACGTCCCCACCCCGGCGTACGGCGGCCCCAAGGTCGACGAAGAGGCCCTCCCCGTCGCGGCCGCCCGACTGTCCGACGACCGTCGCACGGTCCGGCTCACCATCCCCGGCCTCAAGACCGACCGAGTGGTGCACGTACGCTCACCGCGCCCCTTCGCCTCGGACGCCGGTGAGCAACTCTGGTCCACCGAGGCCTGGTACACGCTGAACGCACGCCCCGGCCCCGAACAGCCCATCACCTCGTACGACGCGGAATCGGCACGCCTGGCCGGCGGAGCGGACATCGACACCGAGCACGCCGGCTACACCGGCGGTGGCTTCGCCGACGGTTTCGGCACCCCGGGCGCCACGGCCACCTTCGAGGTCGACGCGCCCGCGAAGGGCAGCTACGACGTGGGACTGCGCTACGCCAACGGCCCCCACCCCTTCACCGGCACCAAGACCATGGGGATCACCGTCAACGGCGGCCAGGCGCAGCAGACCAGCCTCCCCTCCACCGGTGCCTGGAACCGCTGGTCCACCAAGACCGAGCGGCTCTCCCTGCGCAAGGGCCGCAACACCATCGCCTATACCTATCGGCCCGAGGACACCGGCCACGTCAACCTCGACATGATCGAGGTGCGGAGAACCGGCAGCCGGATCGACCTGTTCTCCGGCGGCAGCGTCTCCACCGCCTGGCAGCACACCGACGGCCACGGCGTCGAATGGCCGCACTCCGCCGAGGACTCCATCGAGGTGTGCTGCGGCGACATCCGCACCAAGCAGGCCTTCGGCGACTTCAGGCTGCACGCCGAATTCCGGGTGCCGAAGCTGCCGGACGATGTCACCGGGCAAGACCGCGGGAACAGCGGCATCTACCTCCAGGAGCGGTATGAGATCCAGATCCTGGACTCCTTCGGAGTGGAGAAACTCGCGCCGGACGAGGCCGCGTCCATCTACAACAAGAAGGCCGCCGACCTGAACGCCGCCACTCCACCGGAAACCTGGCAGACGTACGACATCGTCTTCCGTGCGGCCCGTTTCGACGCCGCGGGCCAAAAGACCGAGGACGCCAGGATCACCGTGGTGTGGAACGGCAGGAAGGTCCACGCCAACGTGGCAGTGGACGGTCCGACCGGCGCCGGCGACGCCGAATCGGCCGCCGCGGGCGCAATCCGGCTCCAGGACCACGGCAACAAGGTCCGTTTCAGGAACCTCTGGATCGAGCCGCTGGACTGA
- a CDS encoding phenylacetaldehyde dehydrogenase, whose product MSDLALHNIIDGEPAMVAARMELTDPATGEVYGTAPRSCADDVDTAVAAARRAFTSWRRSTPSERQEALLRLADLVAEHADRLLDAEVRATGKPRETTRALEILRGADQLRFFAGAARVLEGVAAGEYEEGYTSYVRREPVGVVAQVTPWNYPFMMAVWKLGPALAAGNTVVLKPSDTTPWSTVLLGELAARVFPPGVVNVVCGDRDTGRALAGHKGVDMVAITGSTRAGSEVMAAASAEVKNVHLELGGKAPAVVFADVDPRRTARALADAAFFNAGQDCTAVTRVLVERPAYDAVLAALVEAARATRTGPPSEEAFFGPLNSAAQADRVSSVLAGLPDHAVVETGGKRLDPPGYFFEPTVISGVRQDDPVVQQETFGPVVTVQPFDTETEAVELANGVDFGLASSVWTADLGRATRLSAALDFGCVWLNCHQVILAELPHGGYKQSGIGRDLSRYGFDDYTRVKHVMAAHQSPLGPPAGLEIQ is encoded by the coding sequence ATGTCTGATCTGGCCCTGCACAACATCATCGACGGCGAACCGGCGATGGTGGCCGCGCGCATGGAGCTGACCGACCCCGCCACCGGCGAGGTCTACGGCACCGCGCCGCGCTCCTGCGCCGACGACGTGGACACCGCCGTCGCCGCCGCCCGCCGGGCCTTTACCTCGTGGCGCCGCTCCACCCCGAGCGAGCGTCAGGAGGCGCTGCTGCGCCTCGCCGATCTCGTGGCCGAGCATGCGGACCGGCTGCTGGACGCCGAGGTACGCGCCACCGGCAAGCCGCGCGAGACCACCCGAGCCCTCGAAATCCTCCGGGGCGCCGACCAGTTGCGCTTCTTCGCCGGTGCCGCCCGGGTCCTGGAGGGCGTGGCGGCGGGCGAGTACGAGGAGGGCTACACCTCCTACGTCCGCCGCGAGCCGGTGGGAGTGGTCGCCCAGGTCACCCCCTGGAACTACCCCTTCATGATGGCCGTGTGGAAGCTCGGACCGGCCCTCGCGGCGGGCAACACGGTCGTGCTGAAGCCCTCCGACACCACCCCGTGGTCCACGGTGCTGCTCGGCGAGCTGGCGGCCCGGGTCTTCCCTCCCGGCGTCGTCAACGTCGTATGCGGCGACCGGGACACCGGGCGCGCCCTGGCCGGGCACAAGGGCGTCGACATGGTGGCCATCACCGGTTCGACCCGGGCCGGTTCCGAGGTCATGGCCGCGGCCTCCGCGGAGGTCAAGAACGTCCATCTGGAGCTGGGCGGCAAGGCCCCGGCCGTCGTCTTCGCCGACGTCGACCCGCGGCGCACGGCCCGCGCCCTCGCCGACGCGGCCTTCTTCAACGCGGGCCAGGACTGCACCGCCGTCACCCGGGTACTGGTCGAACGCCCCGCCTACGACGCGGTGCTCGCGGCGCTCGTCGAGGCGGCCCGGGCCACTCGTACCGGGCCCCCGTCCGAGGAGGCGTTCTTCGGCCCCCTCAACAGTGCCGCCCAGGCCGACAGGGTGAGCTCCGTCCTGGCCGGGCTGCCGGACCACGCCGTGGTCGAGACCGGCGGCAAGCGGCTCGACCCCCCGGGCTATTTCTTCGAGCCCACCGTCATCTCCGGTGTGCGCCAGGACGACCCGGTGGTCCAGCAGGAGACCTTCGGCCCGGTGGTCACGGTGCAGCCGTTCGACACCGAGACGGAAGCCGTGGAGCTGGCCAACGGCGTCGACTTCGGCCTGGCCTCCAGCGTCTGGACCGCCGATCTGGGGCGCGCCACGCGGCTCAGCGCCGCGCTGGACTTCGGCTGCGTCTGGCTCAACTGCCACCAGGTGATCCTCGCGGAACTGCCGCACGGCGGCTACAAGCAGTCCGGTATCGGCCGCGATCTGAGCCGCTACGGATTCGACGACTACACCCGCGTCAAGCACGTCATGGCCGCGCACCAGAGCCCGCTCGGTCCCCCGGCCGGACTTGAGATCCAATAG
- a CDS encoding thiamine pyrophosphate-binding protein yields the protein MTPQHPARTGGQVLIDQLIRHGVDTVYGVPGESYLAALDALHDAPVRMVVCRHEGGAAYMAEAHGKLTGRPGVCFTTRGPGATNALVALHTAHQDATPLVLFIGLVPRGHTHRDSFQELDLRATFGTNAKLVETIDDAARIPEHVARAFAVAGSGRPGPVVLGLPEDMLTDTVQVPDATPLPVPAGAVSAAERDRLAALLGAAERPLLLLGGSRWTDRARADIREWAEAWSLPVTVDFRCQDLVDNDSESYIGALGYGRADAVAERIRGADLLICVGTAPGDVCTDGFTLLPTDGTGPRLVQALPAPQPPAPLYPADLALLAAPEAFGTAVRGLLPDTAVPWGVRTKQDRAAHLEFRTPVPDDDPLDLGAVFAHLDARLPHDTVVTFGAGNHAVWAQRFLTYRDGRRQLAPRNGSMGYGIPAAVAAAIAEPGRQVVSVAGDGCFLMNGQELATAVARGAAPLVLVLNNSTYGTIRQHQEQSYPGRVSGTGLVNPDFAALARAFGAHGETVTTHDAFPAALERSLASGTAALIELKVTEGLLAPGVTVDSLREEHQHV from the coding sequence ATGACACCGCAGCACCCCGCCCGCACCGGTGGGCAGGTCCTGATCGACCAGCTCATCCGGCACGGCGTCGACACCGTGTACGGCGTCCCCGGCGAAAGCTACCTCGCCGCGCTCGACGCCCTCCACGACGCCCCCGTCCGGATGGTCGTCTGCCGCCACGAGGGCGGCGCGGCCTACATGGCCGAGGCCCACGGCAAGCTCACCGGCCGCCCCGGCGTGTGCTTCACCACCCGCGGCCCCGGCGCCACCAACGCCCTGGTCGCCCTGCACACCGCACACCAGGACGCCACCCCGCTCGTGCTCTTCATCGGGCTCGTACCCCGCGGCCACACCCACCGCGACTCGTTCCAGGAACTGGACCTGCGCGCCACCTTCGGCACCAACGCCAAGCTGGTCGAGACCATCGACGACGCCGCCCGCATCCCCGAACACGTGGCCCGCGCCTTCGCCGTCGCCGGCAGCGGGCGCCCCGGGCCGGTCGTCCTCGGACTGCCGGAGGACATGCTCACCGACACCGTCCAGGTGCCCGACGCCACCCCGCTGCCCGTGCCCGCCGGCGCGGTCTCCGCCGCCGAGCGCGACCGGCTGGCCGCACTCCTGGGCGCCGCCGAGCGCCCGCTGCTGCTGCTCGGCGGCAGCCGCTGGACCGACCGGGCCCGCGCCGACATACGGGAATGGGCCGAGGCGTGGTCGTTGCCCGTCACCGTCGACTTCCGCTGCCAGGACCTCGTCGACAACGACAGCGAGAGCTACATCGGGGCGCTGGGCTACGGACGGGCCGACGCCGTCGCCGAGCGCATACGCGGGGCCGACCTGCTGATCTGCGTCGGCACCGCGCCCGGCGACGTATGCACCGACGGCTTCACCCTGCTCCCCACGGACGGGACCGGCCCGCGCCTGGTCCAGGCGCTGCCCGCACCGCAGCCGCCCGCCCCGCTCTACCCGGCCGACCTCGCCCTGCTCGCCGCCCCCGAGGCATTCGGCACGGCGGTACGCGGTCTGCTCCCCGACACCGCGGTGCCCTGGGGCGTGCGGACCAAGCAGGACCGCGCCGCGCACCTGGAGTTCCGTACCCCGGTGCCGGACGACGACCCGCTGGACCTCGGCGCCGTATTCGCCCACCTGGACGCGCGGCTGCCCCATGACACCGTCGTCACCTTCGGTGCCGGCAACCACGCCGTCTGGGCGCAGCGCTTCCTCACCTACCGCGACGGACGGCGCCAACTCGCCCCGCGCAACGGCTCCATGGGTTACGGCATCCCCGCCGCCGTCGCCGCCGCGATCGCCGAACCCGGCCGGCAGGTGGTCTCGGTCGCCGGTGACGGCTGCTTCCTGATGAACGGCCAGGAGCTGGCCACCGCCGTCGCACGGGGCGCGGCCCCGCTCGTCCTCGTCCTCAACAACTCGACCTACGGCACGATCCGCCAGCACCAGGAGCAGAGCTACCCGGGGCGGGTCAGCGGCACCGGTCTGGTCAACCCCGACTTCGCCGCCCTCGCCCGGGCCTTCGGCGCCCACGGCGAGACGGTCACCACCCACGACGCGTTCCCGGCGGCCCTGGAACGGTCGCTGGCCTCCGGCACCGCAGCACTGATCGAACTGAAGGTCACCGAGGGCCTGCTGGCTCCCGGCGTCACCGTCGACTCCCTCCGCGAGGAGCACCAGCATGTCTGA